One part of the Odontesthes bonariensis isolate fOdoBon6 chromosome 13, fOdoBon6.hap1, whole genome shotgun sequence genome encodes these proteins:
- the fgf18a gene encoding fibroblast growth factor 18a isoform X2, with translation MWSLLSTLTVLCIQMLLVMCNPLQVLGVDGVNFSVHVENQTQVRDTMSRRHHRVYQLYSRTSGKHVQVLGRKISAKGEDGDKYAQLVVEADTFGSQVRIRGKETNFYLCMNRRGKLVGKKASNRSADCVFVEKVLENHYTALMSARYAGWYVGFTKRGRPRRGPHTLPNQQDVHFMKRFPPGEQPDLTTPFRFTTVSKRVKRVRTTGPR, from the exons ATGTGGTCCCTTCTTTCCACGCTGACCGTCTT ATGTATCCAGATGTTGCTGGTGATGTGCAATCCATTGCAG GTACTTGGTGTGGATGGAGTAAACTTCAGCGTGCATGTGGAGAACCAGACACAGGTGCGAGACACCATGAGTCGGAGACACCACCGAGTCTATCAGCTCTACAGCCGCACCAGTGGCAAGCACGTCCAGGTGCTGGGACGCAAGATCAGCGCCAAAGGAGAAGATGGAGACAAATATG CCCAGCTCGTAGTGGAGGCAGATACCTTTGGTAGCCAGGTGAGAATCCGGGGCAAAGAAACCAATTTCTACCTGTGCATGAACCGCCGCGGCAAGCTGGTAGGAAAG AAGGCCAGTAACCGAAGCGCTGACTGTGTCTTTGTGGAAAAGGTTCTGGAAAACCACTACACAGCTCTGATGTCAGCGCGCTACGCAGGCTGGTATGTTGGCTTCACTAAAAGAGGGCGTCCTCGCCGCGGCCCCCACACACTCCCCAACCAGCAGGATGTACACTTCATGAAGCGCTTCCCACCTGGGGAGCAGCCTGACCTCACCACCCCCTTCCGCTTTACTACCGTCAGCAAGCGGGTCAAGCGGGTGCGCACTACTGGGCCCCGCTAG
- the fgf18a gene encoding fibroblast growth factor 18a isoform X1, with protein sequence MWSLLSTLTVLCIQMLLVMCNPLQQVLGVDGVNFSVHVENQTQVRDTMSRRHHRVYQLYSRTSGKHVQVLGRKISAKGEDGDKYAQLVVEADTFGSQVRIRGKETNFYLCMNRRGKLVGKKASNRSADCVFVEKVLENHYTALMSARYAGWYVGFTKRGRPRRGPHTLPNQQDVHFMKRFPPGEQPDLTTPFRFTTVSKRVKRVRTTGPR encoded by the exons ATGTGGTCCCTTCTTTCCACGCTGACCGTCTT ATGTATCCAGATGTTGCTGGTGATGTGCAATCCATTGCAG CAGGTACTTGGTGTGGATGGAGTAAACTTCAGCGTGCATGTGGAGAACCAGACACAGGTGCGAGACACCATGAGTCGGAGACACCACCGAGTCTATCAGCTCTACAGCCGCACCAGTGGCAAGCACGTCCAGGTGCTGGGACGCAAGATCAGCGCCAAAGGAGAAGATGGAGACAAATATG CCCAGCTCGTAGTGGAGGCAGATACCTTTGGTAGCCAGGTGAGAATCCGGGGCAAAGAAACCAATTTCTACCTGTGCATGAACCGCCGCGGCAAGCTGGTAGGAAAG AAGGCCAGTAACCGAAGCGCTGACTGTGTCTTTGTGGAAAAGGTTCTGGAAAACCACTACACAGCTCTGATGTCAGCGCGCTACGCAGGCTGGTATGTTGGCTTCACTAAAAGAGGGCGTCCTCGCCGCGGCCCCCACACACTCCCCAACCAGCAGGATGTACACTTCATGAAGCGCTTCCCACCTGGGGAGCAGCCTGACCTCACCACCCCCTTCCGCTTTACTACCGTCAGCAAGCGGGTCAAGCGGGTGCGCACTACTGGGCCCCGCTAG